AGATGGGCAAAACAGAGATTTTTCACGCTTTATTATATATCCTTGATTGGTCGGAATTCCTCCGTGATCTCATGAATGATATTTGTGAAATATAGGGCCCACATGCACATAGCCAAGGAATTCCGTCTTCACCTGCTGTAAGTTTTTTTCCTGAGAGCAGTTCTTACTCTAGTCCTTGAGTGCTATCCATTTTATGAATGGTTTTAATTGGTGTAAAACAATGCAGACCGGGACTCCTCTAAGCATAGAGACACCTCCCAAATCATCTGGAAATAATGAGAAGGGCTTGATGAAGAAATTGAAAGGGTTTGATGGACTTGCTATGTCAATAGGCAATGGCCATGCTGAGAGTGCGGAGCGTGGAGCTGAAAACATGCTATCACTGAGGTTTGTTATCTGTTTTCTTTATATATGAATATTGCCAAGAAcattctttcttttattttcctttcttaCAATGGGAGTTGGGAAGGGGTGAATATCTAATACTCCTTAGTTTATTGAATTCTACTTTCTCGCTGTCTAGAAGGTCGGTCCATAAGTTGGTTATTGTAATAGGTTCTTGTGGGTAACTAAGTAATTTTATGGTGATGTGAACAGTGGAGATACTGAGGGCTCCAGTGATGGAAGTGATGGCAATACTGCTGGGGTGAGAACTTTCTTGTAATTGGCATTTTTTTCCTGCACTTTGCTGACTATATGATATTGTTTTCCCGtaccctatttttttttttccaatgattggataaaATTGAACctttaaattataatatttgcCTATGTTATGGCCAGGCTAATCAAACAAGAAGGAAAAGAAGCCGTGAGGGAACACCAACCACTGGTATGACTCTGTTCTTCACCAAGTGTCACATCTTGATGAACAATAGAGTTGTCCTTGGATCACTATTAGCACTGCATGCATGATTTCAACCAGTTTATTGAGTAGGATTTTCATAAATGGAATGATATTCTATCAGCAAGGTGAAATTGCCCGAGTTCTTACATCACAATTAGTTTGAAAAATGTAGTAGACTCTAAGATGGTATTCACCTTGATTTCAGACTTGTTACAGTATAGGTATTGGTGTCCTGTGCTTACAATTGCTAATAAAATGTCTTACACCCCAAACTGCATTATTTATCTACAAGCACTGTAAGCTAAGAGCCAGGTCTCAATGTGATCTGTATTGATTGTTATGCTTTTCCACGCTGTTTAAGCAGATGGAGAAGGGAAAACTGAGATACAAGGTAGTCCAGATTCCAAAGAAACTCGAGCTTCGAGTAAGATGGTGCCAGTTGCAGGACAATTAGTCGGATCTGTATTGGAGCTGAGAAACCCTTCCAATATTCCTTCTAAAACAAATCCCACAAGTGCTCCACAACCTTGTGCGGTATTGCCTGCAGAACCTTGGCTACAGGTATGGTCACCATATAATTCATTTTAACATCAGAGACTCTGAAACACATTGTATTTTGCTAACATTGAAGTCATTCATGTGGATATTTTTGGATTCCATAGAATGATCGTGAGCTGAAGCGTGAGAGGAGGAAACAATCAAATCGAGAATCTGCTAGGAGGTCCAGACTAAGGAAGCAGGTATAAatgttgcttttttttttcccagATATTGTGAATCACCAATTGGCGTTTGAGCTTTCTGTTAGAAATAGTTATTTTGTCAATCTTTTTCCATATCACATGCTTGTAAATTTGTTGCATGAGCTGTCTCTATGCATGCAGCtccctagaaaaaaaaaaggtattatACTCAATATAGGCTTGTGACTAATGTTATTCCCTGTGTTCCAGGCTGAGGCTGAAGAACTGGCACGAAAAGTTGAATCCttgaatgctgaaaatgtgacCCTGAAATCAGAAATAAATCGACTGGCTGAAAGTTCTGAAAAAGTTAAGGTGGAAAATGCCACGTTAAAGGTACTTTTCTCATAATATTTCTTCAGTGTATGCATTTCATTGTGGTATTCTTTCATGCCGAGCATATTTATCAGCAGTATCTTATGATATGTGATACTACACAAATTCTTGAGGTAGCGATATGTATTGCAGAGAATGAACCTGAATCTCATTTTGTATCACCAAGTCACAGCTGAATCTTATGATTCAAGATCTTTCAACGTCGCGTGCAGGTTGCACTTCAGTCGGGTCTGGTTGCGTGACCAATTTAGGTTTCTGGTGTTTTGGGCTGATGTATTTTAGTTTTTCTTACAAAAAATGACAGAAATAGCTGACTAATACTCCTTCGAAAGACCTGTCACATTCTCGAAAATTCAGACCCTACTTTGGCCCTTACTACTATTGATTCATGTGACATTTCTGGCTCACCAAAGAAACATGTCTCCTTTGTTGTTTTTTATCGGTTCCAGTACCCTTGTGCCTCCTTTGTTGTTTTCTTGACACTTCTCCATCTACTCGCGTGTTTCCTGTTGTGATACTTGTTTAATGCTGTTGTGCTGCGGTCTAGTGTTGACCTTAGGGATGATGAATGATTCAATTATAGGAAGTAGGAAAGTAATTTGCATATCGTCATTTTATTGGTGATTTCTTGAGGGGTTGGGTACTTAAACTTTGTGCACCCactatttttcttcttatcttgaTTTATGGCTTGGATCTTcatcttttattattttaaggCTTATTATATGATATTTCAGCTTATATTTCAATTTATAACTTGATTTTTTGTATCATGTATCTTACGATACACAAAATGATTCGATTCGCAATTCATAAAATGGGTCTTCCGATTCACGATATGAATCGCGATTCCAGTAACCGTGATGCTGAATACTATATTGTTTTTGACTCAGGAAAAACTTAGAAATGCTCAACTGGGACAATCAGAAGAGATAATTTTGAATGGCATTGACAGCGAGAGGGCTACACCTGTAAGTACAGAAAACTTGTTATCAAGAGTTAATAATTCCAGTTCTAACGATAGAACTGTGGAGGATGAGAATGGTTTTCGTGACAACAAATCAAACTCTGGCTCAAACTCTGGCGGCGGTGCGAAGCTGCATCAATTACTGGATGCGAGTCCCCGAGCTGATGCTGTGGCGGCTGGTTAATGCAAAACCAGCGATTGCCGCGGCTGATCATGTAGTTTTGGCATATTACAAGCCCAAAATTACTGCTAACAGTTGTCTGAGGGATGGATCAGCTGAATTTTAGTATCTAAATCCATCAAATCCAGAACTAATTCATTGCTTGTCAGTTATTACTTAGGACAAGAACTCTTATTTTATTAGATTTGACGAAATATGGATATGATTACTAAAGTTTGTAAAATGAAGAGGATTATAGATTTTAGTTTAGACTTTAGAGAGGGTTGTTGAACCCTTATATAATTGGATGTGTGCTATTGACTATTTTGGTGTGGACCTTGTAATGTTAGTATCTGATAAAGTCATTCTGGCTTTTCGTGTGTTTGGAAATTCCTGGTGCATTGACGTAGAAGTCACTTTTTGTTTGTTGCTTTAGCACGACTTCAATGCCTGTGCTCAGTGCTATTTGACGTGGTTCTAAACAACATTCTCTTTTTGACAAAAAACGTGCAATaccttttttttggtcaatgaaaAAGTTTGAATGATTCGGCTATAGTGACCGAGTCAGGGCATGTCTCTAAGAGTATACTTGCCGAGATTGCCTACCAACACAACTTTCACATCAACAGTAGAAATGAAACACAAGGGCATGTCACTAAGAGTGTATTTACCAAGATTGTCCACCAATACAGCTTTCACACCAACAGTAGAAATGAAACACAACTTTTTGAAGGGAAGTAATCTTTCTTTACAAACTGAGTCAAAATGTACATCTCCAATACCTGATCCATATCCGAAGACAACTCCTCCAACCCTTGAAACTTGTGTCCAATTGAGTCAGCCCATTACTATAACACTTGTTTTCATTGATTAGGCCCATTCAAAGGTTCCTGCATTCTAGGTACTGTACGGCGCCCACCATGGGAATTTGCTTTAGGATGctgaaaaagaaaattgaagtCAAAAAAATACTTACTGTGAAAAGATTTATTTCATCAAAAACGTAAAATTCATGTAATACTTGGTTTTTAAGTAATTATGCTTCTTAATCAGACACTAACTCATTTGCAAGATTCTCATTCACATCATCTAGAGTTGTCCTACAATATTAAAGGTGATTAACAACGGGAATGCCGCTATTTAAATCGCACCGTTGCTTCATATAAAATCTGTGAGACACTTCAAACATTTATATATGCTTGAACATGAACCTCTTGGATTGAGTAACAATTTAATGTTAGATCTAGACCACGTGCATGTGTAACCTTACACTATACTCAATCACTAGATTCCTGTATCGTACaatcaacaaataattttttcaaaatcaagTTTATGAAGGTATGTATGCATGCATGATTGAACTAATCTTccgattaaaaattaaaatggtaAAGATAATATTTTCGAGCATGGACATTTCATATTTACTATTCCAAGGTGAGAGAACCTAAGTTTTGTAAACCCTTATCTTCATAGAGTTAAGAAAACTGAAGTTTTTTACCTAAAAAATGAGAATCAAAATTGTGTGTAAAAAGAAGCACACTGAATCTTCAAAAGAAACACAAACATGTAGGTGAAAAACATGTTATACACAAGTTTTATATATTATCATCTAAAGTCAGGGTTGTAAATTTCCAATTCGTCGTGCAAAGCACGTGTTGCGCACGgcttgtttttcattttttactcgctctaaaatattattattcgATATGTAGTAGtattgttagtttttttataaACTCGGGGCCATGACCCCTATGTCCCTTACAAATTTCGCTAGTGCTTacgattaaaaattaaaatggttgattcaaaaaaaaatttaaatggtAAAAGATAATATTTGAGTCTGTTATGGATATTTCATATTAATCATGATGGGAAAACCGAAGTTTAATTTTGTAAGCCCCTGCCTTCAAATAAAAACTGAAGTTTTTTTTCATCGGAAAGAAAACcaattttttataaaagaaacAGACAGGTCAATTTTTTTCATAGGCACAAACAGGTCTATTAAACTTCATTATCCATTCacattataattaaattaaaataaaaaaaataaaacaagtaacctaataaaatagttttattatTTGTCCATAACTAATTACACAATTGatatataccaaaaaaaaaaaaacataatggaTATACACTAACTTTttatttggaattttttttataaacatctTTTACCCGGTCTGCCAAATTTAGGATTTAATTACAATTAAGGGTCATCATTCCTCCCCTAAAGTGTATTGTGGAGATCGAACCCGAGAGGCGAAAACTCTTTCCACAATCTCAGTCTGTGTTGTCAACTGAGCTACCCTCTTGGGTGGAAATTATTTTTACACCccctcatttttcattttttacatTTTCTATTACATATCctatcatcaattcatcatcacCGCTCTCTCATCACAATCTCACATATTTTTTACAGTAGTAAAGAATTTGAAAATGGATGTTGATAGGAATGTTTTAAATATGGGAAGTGTTAGCAATCATGAAAAAGAAGACAAATTTTGAAGATAAGCCCGGGATTACACTGACAAATCCATTTTTCACAACACACAAACACACACGCATGTTGTTTGTGTAGTCATAGTGTGATGTGATAGCTCAGTCAGTGTTGATTCAATTTTCTTCATCTGCACcgagattcttcttcttcttctaccaacattgtgtgtgtgtgtgtgttgatTTGATTCTCCCTGCGCCACCACCACGGTCCAAACAAAAAGGTAGCTTTCAACCTCATACTCAAACGGTGTGTGTGTATTCTACTCTCTCtctaataaaaaaacattttttgcaTAAAAATATGT
This is a stretch of genomic DNA from Lotus japonicus ecotype B-129 chromosome 1, LjGifu_v1.2. It encodes these proteins:
- the LOC130731364 gene encoding G-box-binding factor 3-like, with the translated sequence MGSSEEEKSTKSEKPPSPVTVDQANHTNQTNVHVYPDWAAMQAYYGPRVPMPQYYNSAVASGHPPHPYMWGPPQHMMPPYGPPYAAIYPHGGVYSHPGVPVGPHAHSQGIPSSPATGTPLSIETPPKSSGNNEKGLMKKLKGFDGLAMSIGNGHAESAERGAENMLSLSGDTEGSSDGSDGNTAGANQTRRKRSREGTPTTDGEGKTEIQGSPDSKETRASSKMVPVAGQLVGSVLELRNPSNIPSKTNPTSAPQPCAVLPAEPWLQNDRELKRERRKQSNRESARRSRLRKQAEAEELARKVESLNAENVTLKSEINRLAESSEKVKVENATLKEKLRNAQLGQSEEIILNGIDSERATPVSTENLLSRVNNSSSNDRTVEDENGFRDNKSNSGSNSGGGAKLHQLLDASPRADAVAAG